The genomic stretch ACGTGTACCCTAATCCTTTTTCTTTCAAGCATCTATCCAAAACCTTGTCCAACCGCTCGTTTTCTACCGTCACACTAACTCGTCCCTTCTGTTCCAAAATATCGGCACTGTACACGAAATTTTTTCCTGTAACCTCTGTCAATTTATTAAAAAATTCAATCAATGTCACGTTACTCAGCTGCAACGTCACGTTAGGATTGTCTGCGATCACGGATTGTGCCCTTAGGTTTCCAATCAATAATCCGGACCACATGACAAACAACAGGCAAGTTTTTTTAAAGATACTTTTCTTTGCTTGGCATCTGAATTGTTCTTTTTTTTTCATAATTTTATGGTGTTAAATTTTCAATAGAAATCTGTTTGCACCAGATTTCGAATATAGAGGGGAATTACCAGTTTCCCTCTGTTTTTTACTATTGCACAGACAAGATTACTTCCATGAAAACACGATCTCTCGTCCTTTCACCTCGTATTTCACATGAGCAACCAATCCTATCATTTCTAATACTGTATCTATATTATCATACCGTCTGAAATTCCCCGTGAAGTGCCGTAAACCAATAGATTCATCCTCCAATTCAATCTGGACATTATACCATCGTTCCAAATCCTTGAAAACTTCCTTCAACACACAATTGTCGTAAACCCAACATTGATTTTTCCATCCGATATAACTTTCCGAACGTACAGGAACAATAACAACAGATGTATCCGACAAACGCAATTGTTCTCCAGGTCTTAAAAGACAATCTTGCCCCAAACAATGAATGCTAACACGCCCCGACTCCAACGTTGTATACTCTTGATTTGCAGAATAAGAACGCACATTAAATGAAGTTCCCAACACACGAATATTTTGGCGGGAAGTTTGCACGTAAAAAGGACGCAAAGAATCCCGGCTCACTTGAAAATAAGCCTCCCCTTTCAACTCTACCCGACGTTCTTTTCTCACGAAACTTACCGGGTAACGCAATTCTGAACAAGCATTCAACCAGACCCGGGTACCATCGGACAATTCTAAATGATAAAAACCCCCAACCGGTGTTTGTAACACGTTATACTCTTCTTTCATCCCGACAGCTCCCGAGTATTTCAAACCTTCCAACGAATCATTTCGAATAATCCCGATAACAGACAAGGGTAATTGTCTTACCGCTGCATGCAAATCCACGATCGCGCCATCAGATAAAATCAATTGAGCCTTATTACTTCCGGGAGTAATCGCGGCAACTTCCGTGGATCCACGCAATCTTCCTCCTATCATCCCTATTTGAAACAGCCCCCCTAAAATAATTAAAATAGAAGCTGCGACCGAACCCATTACCCATAAACGACGGGTACCATGCAAAGCCCTATTTAACCTCCTCTTTCCTAAAATGATCTCTTCCCGATTTTCTTCATACTGAGACATCCGAACAAACGCCATCTCTCGCAACAACTCTAAATGTTCCGGTTCATCCATCCAACGCGACACCTCCTCCTCGGTCAAATCTTCACGATGATGCAAAATGCGAAGGGCAAATTCATAATCTTCTGGTGTATACTCTATCATCTATTATCGTTTTTACACAATACAACGACCCATAGAAAACAGGTGACAACAAAAAACAACTTTTTTCCAAAAAACTCTTTTTTATTTCAAACGACGCTTCACCAGCATGAAAAGCAAAAGAATATCTCCCCGTAATTCTTGACGGAAAAACTTCATTGCCCTCAACAAATGAGTTTTCACCGTATTTTCCGAGATTTGCATTTCTTGCGCCGTCTCCCGGTATAATTTCCCCTCAATACAACATTTAAACACAACTTCTTTCTGCTTTTCCGGCAACTTTTCAAAAAGCCGCCGTACACGCTCTAAACGAGATTCCAACTCTTCCGTATCTTGCCCTGCCAATTCGTAAGTTTCAATCACATCCCGCTCATTTGTGGCAATAACTTTCAAATGTTTCAAATAATTGAAAGCATAATTACGGGCTATCCGGAAAAGATAAGATTTCACAGACAATGATGGATCTATCTGCCTCCTGTTTTGCCACAAATTCAAAAACAGATCATGCACCAGATCCTTAGCAACCTCTTTATCATTTACAAAACTGTACACAAAATACGTCAGTTCACCATAATAAAGTTCAAATAATGTATCAAACCCCTTTCGATCCAAGCCTACCTTTTCCATCATTTTTCTCATTGAAAGGCGAAAATAAATATTTTCCCGAAGATTCACAAAAAACGCCATGCATATTTATCTTACAAACGGCCATAGTAAAGAAACAATAATCCTATTTTCCCCAATCATGTAAAAACAAGAAAGCCACCCCGAAAAAGGTGGCTTTCAATATATCTAATCAATTCAAAGAATTACTTTCCGGCACGAGCTTTATACTCTTTCAAACCGTCTTGTAAGAATTTCACGAAAGCATCCCGATCCTTATTATAACCTCTGGCGGGTTGTAATACATGCGGTTTCAATACTTTATCATTACCTTTACGGCTATCTAACAAGATATAGTTCGGTTGAGCATTCGACTCGAATTGCTTGATTTGGAAATCCGTATTCTTCTTTCCAAGCGTGTTTTTCTTTTTCCCGTCATACTCTGACACGTATACCTCCTCTGCGGGCAATTTGGTCTTATCGTCCACGTAAAGAGCCACGATGATATAATCATTCTTCAGCATTTCAAGTACACGAGGATCAGACCAAACGCTTTGTTCCATCTCACGACAGTTCACACAACCGTGACCAGTGAAGTCAATGAACAAAGGCTTATCCTGAGCTTGTGCAGCCTTCAACGCTTGATCGTAATCAAAATATCCGTCCAAACCATGAGGCAAGTGCAAGAAATCAGAGTATTTTACAGGCTCGTTGGATGCAGCACTAGCGGCACCTTGTGTTCCACCTACCTGCACGCCACTCTTCATGATCTCTTTTGCGTTGTCACGCACAATACGGTTAATATCGAAGTCAATCGTTTCTTGTGGCGGGAAATATCCGGCCAAAGCTTTCAACGGTGCCCCGAACATACCCGGGATCAAATAGATCACGAATGACATGGTAATAATGATCATAATCAAACGCGGCACTCCGATATATGGTAAATCACTATCGTGAGCGAATTTGATTTTACCCATCAAGTACAATGCTTGTAATGTGAACACGGCTACCCAGATAGCGATGTAAATCTCTCGGTCTAACAATCCCCAGTGGTAAGTCTGGTCTGCTACCATCAAGAACTTGAATCCAAGAGCAACCTCCACGAATCCTAATACAACTTTAACTGCATTTAACCAACCTCCTGACTTCGGTAGATTACTTAATTTTGAAGGGAAGAAAGAGAAGAATCCGAAAGGCAACGCCACGGCGATAGAGAATCCTAACATACCGATGATCGGACGTAATACAGATCCGCGTGCAGCCTCTACCAACACGGTTCCCACGATCGGGGCGGTACAAGAGAATGATACCAATACCAACGTGAAAGCCATGAAGAAAGCTCCGATATAACCACCTTTATCAGCTTGTTTGTCTGATTTATTTACCAACCAAGACGGTAACACGATCTCGAATGCACCAAAAAAGGATGCAGCGAAAATCATGAATATAATGAAGAAACAAATATTAGGCAGCCAGTTCGTACTCAACCAGTTGATAAATCCTGGTCCTAACAAGAACGAAATGATCAATCCTAAAGCGGTATAAATACCGACGATAGACAAGGCAAAGAAAATAGCTTTTGCCTTTGCTTTTGCTTTATTGCTATCACCATGCATGAAGAATGACACCGTCATCGGGATCATCGGGAACACGCAAGGCATCACAACTGCCAATAATCCACTACCAAAAGCGACCCAGAAGAACAACCACAAGGAATCATCCTCGGTTGCATCCTTCGTTTCATCGGCAACAGCAACAGTAGCTTTATCGGCACCTTTGTTACCCAACTCAATCGCAAAATCCTTCTCTCCCGGCACACAAGCACCTTCCTGACAAGCCTGGAATTCAACACTTCCTTTCACGGTAGTAATGGAAGGATCGGTAACTTTGATCTTTTGGGTTACGGTGTAATTATTTGAATAATACCACACATCGACTCCGAAAACATCATCATGCTTTTTACTTGGTTCACTCTCCTCGGCCGTACCCACTAATTCGATTCCCTCTCCCACTTTCTCAATAGTAATTGATGTAGGCATGGGACCACCTGCCGGGGTTGACATGGAGTAAACCGTCCACCCGGATTGAATGGTTGCTTTAAAGGTTAAAGCGTATTCGTTATCCCCGGTTTTCTTCTGGGAAAACGTCCAACTTGTCGGGTCAGACATTTGGGCGAAAACCGAAAAGGTTCCCACGAACAACGTAAAGATCAACGTCAATAGTCTCTTTTTCATAAAAAATTATTTAATAAAACATCAATTTGCATGCTTCTCGAAATCGTATGCATTATCACACAGTGGACGCAAAAGTACCATATAATTTGTTCTCACACAAATTCATGGTACTATTTTAACATCGTTTTAAGATGGAATGACAAAACTGTAAGTAAAAACACCTACTCGGGTTCTATTTCTCTATTAAAACGATTAAAAAACTTATATTCGTAAATATAAAAAGAAGGAACTCCGATCACCTTTAAATGGATATGGTGCTTAAAAGCCCACTTCCTACGCAAAGACCAGAAACCTTTTTTCAAATACGCCTCCACGAAAGGGTGTACTTTCAATACCAGATTCTTGATTTTCTTCTCCTCAACCAAGAACTCTAGCTGGTCCTCAATCTTATCAATCACTAAAACGGCCGCATCGGCTTTACCGGTTCCATGACACACGGGACAAGTCTCCGTGGTCGTCACGGTCATTTCCGGACGTACACGCTGGCGCGTGATTTGCATCAATCCGAATTTACTCAGAGGAAGTATGGTATGCTTGGCACGATCGAGTTCCATCGCCGAACGCATCTTATCGAACAACTTCTGGCGGTTTTCCGCCTGTTGCATATCAATAAAGTCGATCACGATAATACCCCCCATGTCTCGCAATTGTAACTGACGAGCCACCTCGTCGGCAGCAGCCAAGTTTACTTCCAGAGCATTTGACTCCTGATCGTCGCCCAATTTCACACGATTCCCGCTATTCACATCTATCACGTGAAAAGCTTCCGTGTGTTCTATTATGAGGTATGCTCCATTTTTAAACGAAACAGTACGTCCCAGCGAAGACTTGATTTGCTTGTCCACCCCAAAATGATCGAAGATCGGCACCTCGGTTGACACAAATTTAACGATACCTTCTTTTTCCGGAGCTATCGTGCTGATATAACGCTTAATCTCTTTACTCAATGCTAAATCATTCACATAAATGTTCTCGAACGAGGGATTCAATATATCCCGGAGAATAACACTGGTCCGGTCTATCTCTCCCAAAATTAGCTTGGGAGGCTCTATATCCCGAAGATGTTTGAACGCAGTTTCAAAACGCTCTACAAGTTCCGTCAATTCACTATCGAATAACTCGGCATTCTTGCCTTCGGCGACAGTTCTCACAATCACCCCGAAATTCTTGGGGCGTATACTTTCAATCAGTCTTTTCAAACGCTTCCGTTCTTCAACCGATTTTATCTTTTGTGACACGGATACCTTTTCCGAGAAAGGCATCAAAACTAGGTGACGCCCGGCAATACTTAACTCGGAGGTCAAACGCGGTCCCTTGGTAGAAATAGGTTCTTTCGCAACCTGCACGGCAACATATTGGCCAACAGAAAGCACGTCCCCGATCTTCCCGTTTTTACTGATTTCCGGCTCCAGTTTTAACTTGGCTACAGGCATCCCCTTCCGGGCTATACATTGCTTTATATAGCTATCCAAAGAATAAAACTGGGGACTGAGATCAAGGTAATGCAGGAAGGCATCCTTTTCATAACCGACATTAACGAAAGCGGCATTCAAACCGGGCATGATTTTCTTCACTTTCCCGTAATAGATGTCACCTACCGCAAATTTAACGCTAGTCTTCTCCGTTGTCAACTCTACCAACCGCTTGTCCTTTAACAAGGCGATTACTACTTCTTCCGCTTTTACATCTATGACTAACTCAGTATTCACTACCTGATCAATTAATGTATTAATCAAAATAAACCTAAAGGCATAGCCCTTAGGTTTATAATCTCTAACTCACAAACGATGACTACTTCTTCTTGTGTCTGTTCTTTCTCAGTCTCTTTTTCCGTTTGTGAGTGGCCATCTTATGTCTCTTTCTTTTCTTTCCGCTTGGCATAATTTCACTCCTTTCTTATTTTACTTGATCTTTCACCTGATTGACGAAACTCTTCGAAGGCTTGAACGAAGGAATAAAGTGTTCAGGAATTTTAATCGTTACATTTTTAGAAATATTACGAGCGGTTTTCTCAGCTCTCTTTTTCACTACAAAACTTCCAAAACCTCTTAAATATACATTTTTTCCATCAATCACAGAACCTTTGATTGCTTCCATAAAAGCTTCAACTGTAGTTTGTACCGCAGCTTTCTCGATACCAGTGGTTCTTGAAATTTCATTCACGATGTCCGCCTTTGTCATTTTCTTTAAGTATTTAGTATTCAATATTATATTTCATTTCTTCTAAATTTCAGACTGCAAATATATATCTTTTCCACAAACAATGAAACAAACTACCGCATTTTTGTCAATATTTTTTGTGTTCTATATATTTAATTGTCAACATCGGACACATCCCTGCACCACTTTTTCCAACAAGCCTTTACCTTGCCTGCACCTCATTTAAACTGGTAACAACAAAGTTATCACTTTCTATGATCGGGAATAAATCACGAATCATAACAAGATGGCATTGGGATTATTTTTTTTCTCCGAAATTATTCCGTAATTTGTGACAAATTTTAATCCATACATATTATACATGGTAAACAAAGTTATTCTTATCGGTAATGTCGGGGCTGACCCGGACGTAAAATATCTCGAAGGAGGTGTTGCCGTGGCAAGATTCAGCCTTGCCACGTCAGAGGTGTACAATAATAAAAACGGAGAACGCGTAACTCAAACCGAATGGCACAATATCGTTCTCTGGCGAAATCTGGCTCAAATAGCCGAGAAATACGTTCGTAAGGGGATGATGCTTTACATCGAGGGACGTATCAGAACCCGTTCCTGGGACGACCAGAACGGGGTAAAAAGATACACGACCGAGATTTACGGGGATAATTTCCAGATGTTATCCCGGAAACAGGATAACGGGGATAAACCTCAAGACACGCATATGCCACAAGCACCCGATTTAAGCGGCGGTGACGACAGTGACGATCTCCCTTTCTAAACTAAAAGATAAAAGTTATAAGATAAAAATAAAAGACAGAAACTAATTGTTTAAAGCCAGATCCATTACGTTTGGAATCTTTTACTTCAAACTTTTAGTTTTTATCTTTTATCTTTTAGTTTTTATATGTATCTTTCGGCGATATTTAAGTTTAACCAATTATATAAATTTTGGACACAGATTATATTCCCCTTGCCGGGCAGATTTTTACAGGTGCATTCACCCTCATCGATTTAATTTTCGTCATTATCCTATTGCTTTTATTGTTATGCTCGGCATTAATTTCCGGTTCGGAGGTTGCCTATTTCTCACTTTCTCCCTCGCAATTGAAATACTTGGAAGACAACGGATACGAGAAGGCCCGCAACCTGCAACAGAAACCCAATCGGCTACTCGCCACGATTTTAATATCCAACAATTTCGTGAACGTGGCCATTGTCGTGTTGTCCACCTACCTGGTAAATTCATTATTTGATTTCTCGGCTTATCCCACGCTAGGTTTCATTATCCAAGTGATCGTGGTAACGTTCGTGATCTTACTGGCTGGAGAAATCATTCCTAAATTATACGCCAACCGTTCCCAGTTGAGCATGGTGATTTTCATGGCAGGTCCACTGACCTTCCTGTCTCACCTATTTCGTCCGCTATCCGCCCTGTTGATCGGCTCTACCTCTATTATCAGCAAGCGCATGGATAAAAAAGACAATTTATCCATCGACCAATTATCCAAAGCCTTGGAATTAACCAAGGACACGGCTATCAACGAGGAAAAAGACATTTTGGAAGGCATTGTCCGTTTTGGTAATATTGATGCGGTTGACATCATTCGTCCCCGCATCAATGTAATCGCTATTGACGGGAGTTCAAGCTACCAGCAAGTGAAAGAGATCATCACGGAACACGGCTACTCACGTATGCCCGTGTACGAGGAAAACTTGGATAACATCACGGGAATCCTCTACGTGAAAGATTTATTACAACATCTGGATGAGAAAGAGGACTTTCGCTGGCAGACCTTAATTCGTCCGGCTTATTTTGTCCCGGAAACCAAAAAGATCAACGACCTACTGGAAGAGTTCCAAACGAAAAAGGTACACTTGGCGATTGTTGTTGACGAATACGGGGGAACCACCGGAATCGTCACGATGGAAGACATTATCGAAGAGATCGTGGGCGACATTAATGATGAATACGACGAACAGGAAATTGTTTACACGCGGGACAAGAATGGGGCATACATTTTCGAGGCCTCCACGCTACTGAACGATTTCTACAAGATCACGGACATAGAGGAGGATTCTTTCCAAGAAGTGGAGGGTGATGCAGACACCTTGGCCGGACTGATCCTTGAAATTAAAGGGGAACTTCCTCATAAGGACGAGGTGATTACATACAAAGAACATCAATTCAAAGTACTCGAAGTTGACAACAGGCGAATCAAAAAAATTCAATACAAAAAGACCGGACAACTCCCTCTCTCGCCTATGACTGCTCCGAAGATAAGCTAGGACAAGTACCCTACAAATACACACCCCATACATACCATGAACACTGGTTAGTGTTCATGGTATGTATATGCTATGTTCATGCTATATTCATGTGCTAGACTATCGACGGAGAAAGGGATTGTATTGTCCTGAAAAAAGTTTACAGTAAACTTAGTAAACCAATGTCAGAATTAAATTTACCCTCTGTTCGTCGTCGTTATTACCCTGTCAAGACGAAATTATCAGCGGTACGAGATCGAGTAATCAATGAAATGGGTTACGCGGAAGTTCTATCCAAGTACGAGGTCAAACCCTCGACTTTTCACGTTTGGCTCCACAAGTATAAATCTCGAGTTTTATCGGAAGAACAACACAAACGCTTATCTTCGCGTAATTACAAAATGTTATACCCGATGACCGACCAAGAACGCGCCGAGCTGGAGACTTTACGGCAGGAAGTAGAGAAACAGAAAATACTCGTGGAAGCTTACGAGTTAATGCTAGAGTTAGCCAGGGAACGCCTGCACGTTGATGTAAAAAAAAACTACGAGGAGATGCTATTAGCGGGATTGTCGAGAGACAGAAAGAACGGGGAGGTAAAGCCGTGACGGAACACCTTTGCAATTCCCTTGGCTACAGCAAGCAGGCTTATTACAAGAGCCTCCGGGCCGATCGTGGAGGCGAGGAACGCGAGCGTTACGTTCTTTCCATCGTCCAGGATATTCGCCGTGACATGCCTAACCTCGGGGTTAATAAATTGTGGAACATGCTGGGGTCTAACGGTCTGCCCGTCGGTCGGGATTGGCTTTATCGTTTGCTTCACCTTCACGATTTAATGATAAAACAGAAGAAGTACCGGGTGATCACGACGGATTCCCGGGCGTGGCATCGCCAGTTCCCGAACCTGGTGAAAGGGTTTCGAGTTACCCGGCCCAACCAGGTATGGGTCAGCGACATCACGTACCTGTCAACGAGTGCCGGTTTCGTGTACCTCTCGCTGGTAACCGACGCTTATTCCCGGCGGATCACGGGCTGGGAAGTTCACCCGACACTGGACTCGTCCGGTCCCGTGAAGGCCTTGTGCCGGGCGTTGGCGACGCTGCCTTCCAACTTTAGCGACAAGCTTGTTCATCACTCGGATCGGGGTGGGCAATACTGCTCCTCGCTGTACACCGGGATTTTGAAAGA from Butyricimonas virosa encodes the following:
- a CDS encoding FecR family protein, producing MIEYTPEDYEFALRILHHREDLTEEEVSRWMDEPEHLELLREMAFVRMSQYEENREEIILGKRRLNRALHGTRRLWVMGSVAASILIILGGLFQIGMIGGRLRGSTEVAAITPGSNKAQLILSDGAIVDLHAAVRQLPLSVIGIIRNDSLEGLKYSGAVGMKEEYNVLQTPVGGFYHLELSDGTRVWLNACSELRYPVSFVRKERRVELKGEAYFQVSRDSLRPFYVQTSRQNIRVLGTSFNVRSYSANQEYTTLESGRVSIHCLGQDCLLRPGEQLRLSDTSVVIVPVRSESYIGWKNQCWVYDNCVLKEVFKDLERWYNVQIELEDESIGLRHFTGNFRRYDNIDTVLEMIGLVAHVKYEVKGREIVFSWK
- a CDS encoding RNA polymerase sigma-70 factor — encoded protein: MRKMMEKVGLDRKGFDTLFELYYGELTYFVYSFVNDKEVAKDLVHDLFLNLWQNRRQIDPSLSVKSYLFRIARNYAFNYLKHLKVIATNERDVIETYELAGQDTEELESRLERVRRLFEKLPEKQKEVVFKCCIEGKLYRETAQEMQISENTVKTHLLRAMKFFRQELRGDILLLFMLVKRRLK
- a CDS encoding protein-disulfide reductase DsbD family protein; protein product: MKKRLLTLIFTLFVGTFSVFAQMSDPTSWTFSQKKTGDNEYALTFKATIQSGWTVYSMSTPAGGPMPTSITIEKVGEGIELVGTAEESEPSKKHDDVFGVDVWYYSNNYTVTQKIKVTDPSITTVKGSVEFQACQEGACVPGEKDFAIELGNKGADKATVAVADETKDATEDDSLWLFFWVAFGSGLLAVVMPCVFPMIPMTVSFFMHGDSNKAKAKAKAIFFALSIVGIYTALGLIISFLLGPGFINWLSTNWLPNICFFIIFMIFAASFFGAFEIVLPSWLVNKSDKQADKGGYIGAFFMAFTLVLVSFSCTAPIVGTVLVEAARGSVLRPIIGMLGFSIAVALPFGFFSFFPSKLSNLPKSGGWLNAVKVVLGFVEVALGFKFLMVADQTYHWGLLDREIYIAIWVAVFTLQALYLMGKIKFAHDSDLPYIGVPRLIMIIITMSFVIYLIPGMFGAPLKALAGYFPPQETIDFDINRIVRDNAKEIMKSGVQVGGTQGAASAASNEPVKYSDFLHLPHGLDGYFDYDQALKAAQAQDKPLFIDFTGHGCVNCREMEQSVWSDPRVLEMLKNDYIIVALYVDDKTKLPAEEVYVSEYDGKKKNTLGKKNTDFQIKQFESNAQPNYILLDSRKGNDKVLKPHVLQPARGYNKDRDAFVKFLQDGLKEYKARAGK
- a CDS encoding Rne/Rng family ribonuclease yields the protein MNTELVIDVKAEEVVIALLKDKRLVELTTEKTSVKFAVGDIYYGKVKKIMPGLNAAFVNVGYEKDAFLHYLDLSPQFYSLDSYIKQCIARKGMPVAKLKLEPEISKNGKIGDVLSVGQYVAVQVAKEPISTKGPRLTSELSIAGRHLVLMPFSEKVSVSQKIKSVEERKRLKRLIESIRPKNFGVIVRTVAEGKNAELFDSELTELVERFETAFKHLRDIEPPKLILGEIDRTSVILRDILNPSFENIYVNDLALSKEIKRYISTIAPEKEGIVKFVSTEVPIFDHFGVDKQIKSSLGRTVSFKNGAYLIIEHTEAFHVIDVNSGNRVKLGDDQESNALEVNLAAADEVARQLQLRDMGGIIVIDFIDMQQAENRQKLFDKMRSAMELDRAKHTILPLSKFGLMQITRQRVRPEMTVTTTETCPVCHGTGKADAAVLVIDKIEDQLEFLVEEKKIKNLVLKVHPFVEAYLKKGFWSLRRKWAFKHHIHLKVIGVPSFYIYEYKFFNRFNREIEPE
- a CDS encoding HU family DNA-binding protein, producing MTKADIVNEISRTTGIEKAAVQTTVEAFMEAIKGSVIDGKNVYLRGFGSFVVKKRAEKTARNISKNVTIKIPEHFIPSFKPSKSFVNQVKDQVK
- a CDS encoding single-stranded DNA-binding protein is translated as MVNKVILIGNVGADPDVKYLEGGVAVARFSLATSEVYNNKNGERVTQTEWHNIVLWRNLAQIAEKYVRKGMMLYIEGRIRTRSWDDQNGVKRYTTEIYGDNFQMLSRKQDNGDKPQDTHMPQAPDLSGGDDSDDLPF
- the gldE gene encoding gliding motility-associated protein GldE: MDTDYIPLAGQIFTGAFTLIDLIFVIILLLLLLCSALISGSEVAYFSLSPSQLKYLEDNGYEKARNLQQKPNRLLATILISNNFVNVAIVVLSTYLVNSLFDFSAYPTLGFIIQVIVVTFVILLAGEIIPKLYANRSQLSMVIFMAGPLTFLSHLFRPLSALLIGSTSIISKRMDKKDNLSIDQLSKALELTKDTAINEEKDILEGIVRFGNIDAVDIIRPRINVIAIDGSSSYQQVKEIITEHGYSRMPVYEENLDNITGILYVKDLLQHLDEKEDFRWQTLIRPAYFVPETKKINDLLEEFQTKKVHLAIVVDEYGGTTGIVTMEDIIEEIVGDINDEYDEQEIVYTRDKNGAYIFEASTLLNDFYKITDIEEDSFQEVEGDADTLAGLILEIKGELPHKDEVITYKEHQFKVLEVDNRRIKKIQYKKTGQLPLSPMTAPKIS
- a CDS encoding IS3 family transposase gives rise to the protein MTEHLCNSLGYSKQAYYKSLRADRGGEERERYVLSIVQDIRRDMPNLGVNKLWNMLGSNGLPVGRDWLYRLLHLHDLMIKQKKYRVITTDSRAWHRQFPNLVKGFRVTRPNQVWVSDITYLSTSAGFVYLSLVTDAYSRRITGWEVHPTLDSSGPVKALCRALATLPSNFSDKLVHHSDRGGQYCSSLYTGILKEHGIQVSVTQDGSPYDNGIAERVNGILKREWLNDMVLRDIDQARMQVERIIGIYNTRRPHMAIGLKVPDQAHRDKKELFARVMY